The Hymenobacter sp. GOD-10R genome includes a window with the following:
- a CDS encoding PAAR domain-containing protein, with product MGQLAARASDMHVCPMVNPGGAPHVGGPVLPPGAPNVLIGGMPAARVGDLATCSGPPDSIIKGSATVMIGGAPAARLGDTTAHGGSIVIGCPTVLIGG from the coding sequence ATGGGACAGCTAGCCGCCCGCGCCAGTGATATGCATGTTTGTCCGATGGTAAATCCGGGTGGCGCGCCCCATGTGGGTGGCCCGGTGCTGCCGCCGGGTGCTCCCAATGTGCTGATTGGCGGTATGCCCGCGGCTCGCGTCGGTGACCTAGCTACTTGCTCTGGTCCGCCGGATAGCATCATCAAAGGCTCAGCAACGGTGATGATCGGGGGCGCGCCCGCGGCCCGCCTTGGCGATACGACGGCGCACGGCGGAAGTATTGTAATCGGTTGTCCTACTGTGCTAATCGGCGGATGA
- the vgrG gene encoding type VI secretion system tip protein VgrG gives MCLYTQMPENPRTPDTPAPRDLPTFTVKVEGQALARAYQVLAVRVQKEANRIPTAHIVLKDGSAAAGTFPASNADLFVPGRKVEVWAGYHEKEQLIFKGLIIKHAIEARTTGTTRLNVTCKDAFVKTTLAPKRRYFLDKKDSEVAEQIVEAYSGLTLDATATTSKHEELLQYDATDWDFMVMRAEANGMLCLVDDGKLTITKPKLDQAPITKLQFGATVLDFDAEIDARDQLSSLTTTTWDYSESKMAKAEAAEPNFKQQGNLSADNLAEALGTKLTLQHGGYLPTGELQAWADATLLKRRLAKIRGRIRFYGNADVKPGTIINLAGMGERFNGDAYVTGVNHRLESGSWTTDAQFGLNPQPFAAEVNVSTLPAGGLLPSVSGLQIGTVTALEGDAAGEERIAVRLPILDAAGTGSRARVLSVDAGNQRGFYFRPEVGDEVVVGFLNNDPREAVVLGGLHSSHNPIPAPFKTADANPKKGYVSRSKLQVVFDDEKKSLTLETPAGNIFKLDDDAQSITLQDQHGNKIVMSDAGISLESIKDVIIKAAVDVKVNGVNVTHTAQTQFKASGSGTAEVSSSGNTTIKGAMVQIN, from the coding sequence ATGTGTCTCTACACGCAGATGCCCGAAAATCCGCGCACACCCGACACGCCCGCTCCGCGCGACCTGCCCACCTTCACCGTGAAGGTAGAGGGCCAGGCCTTGGCGCGAGCTTACCAGGTGTTGGCGGTACGCGTGCAGAAAGAAGCCAATCGCATCCCAACAGCGCACATCGTGCTGAAAGATGGTAGCGCAGCCGCGGGCACGTTTCCGGCCAGCAACGCGGACTTGTTTGTGCCCGGCCGTAAAGTGGAAGTGTGGGCGGGTTACCACGAAAAAGAGCAGCTGATCTTCAAAGGCTTGATTATCAAACACGCCATTGAAGCGCGCACCACCGGCACCACGCGCCTGAACGTGACCTGCAAGGATGCTTTCGTGAAAACCACCTTAGCCCCCAAGCGCCGCTACTTCCTGGATAAGAAAGATAGCGAAGTGGCTGAGCAGATTGTGGAGGCGTATAGCGGCCTCACCCTAGATGCCACAGCCACCACCTCGAAGCACGAAGAGCTGCTACAATACGACGCCACCGACTGGGATTTCATGGTGATGCGGGCCGAGGCCAACGGTATGCTCTGCCTGGTAGATGATGGCAAGTTGACCATCACCAAACCCAAGCTAGATCAAGCCCCCATAACTAAGCTGCAATTCGGCGCAACGGTGCTGGACTTCGACGCCGAAATCGACGCCCGCGACCAGCTTAGCAGCCTCACCACAACGACTTGGGACTACAGCGAGTCGAAAATGGCCAAAGCCGAAGCCGCCGAACCTAACTTCAAGCAGCAAGGCAACCTCTCGGCCGACAACCTAGCCGAAGCGCTTGGCACCAAGCTGACGCTACAACATGGTGGCTACTTGCCAACTGGGGAGCTGCAAGCCTGGGCCGATGCGACGCTACTCAAGCGCCGACTCGCGAAGATTCGGGGACGGATACGGTTCTACGGCAACGCCGATGTGAAGCCGGGAACCATCATCAATCTAGCTGGCATGGGCGAACGGTTCAACGGTGATGCTTACGTGACGGGTGTAAACCACCGGCTGGAAAGCGGCAGCTGGACCACTGATGCGCAGTTTGGGTTGAATCCGCAGCCGTTTGCAGCGGAGGTGAACGTGAGTACGCTGCCGGCTGGTGGCTTGCTGCCGTCTGTGTCTGGGCTCCAGATCGGAACAGTGACGGCCCTAGAAGGCGACGCGGCAGGGGAGGAGCGCATTGCGGTGCGGCTGCCCATACTCGATGCGGCCGGCACCGGCAGCCGGGCCCGCGTGCTGAGCGTGGATGCTGGCAACCAGCGCGGCTTCTACTTCCGCCCTGAAGTTGGCGATGAAGTAGTGGTTGGCTTTCTCAACAACGACCCGCGGGAAGCCGTGGTGCTCGGCGGCTTGCACAGCAGCCACAACCCTATCCCCGCGCCCTTCAAAACCGCCGATGCGAATCCGAAGAAAGGCTATGTGTCGCGCAGCAAGCTGCAAGTGGTATTCGACGACGAGAAAAAGAGCCTCACACTGGAAACGCCCGCCGGCAATATATTCAAGCTAGATGATGATGCGCAGAGCATCACGCTGCAAGATCAGCACGGCAACAAGATCGTGATGAGTGACGCCGGCATCAGCTTGGAGAGCATCAAGGACGTGATTATCAAAGCGGCTGTGGATGTGAAAGTCAACGGCGTAAACGTGACGCACACGGCCCAAACGCAATTCAAAGCCAGCGGCTCCGGCACCGCCGAAGTGAGCAGCAGCGGCAACACAACGATTAAAGGTGCTATGGTTCAGATTAACTAA
- a CDS encoding baseplate J/gp47 family protein — MSTNCPDTNPLQREGLSQPQRRLAALQPAYVSLDERSPEDLLQFAKAYAEKARVRFFDLTGTPDNGEAWRVLMNYENYVQPAELDSRSDIEPHFALFLTFLQLFGYAQQHLNSLTKRHLDFYYKEVLQLTNQASVPDRVHVVFELAKNVAEQIVPAQTELDAGRDLKKQPLLYETTENRTVNQAKIAHLRTLYVHSDQTIYYAPAANTQDGIAKPLDKDDPTWNAFGPKHKPLVSCEPPTPETINLPEAQLGFALASSILLLAEGERKITIKLALAQTASVPAGIKLRVQLSGAKAWIEAGEAELTKSGNDLTFSVTLPITEKQAVVAYNAAVLDGGYITTAPVLRCYLGRSADYSVLRNLTLQSAKIDVSVTGLKKTLLLENDLGSLNPEKPFMPFGPTPVVGSTLYVGSPEASAKPLTSVTVHLPEWVGKPGSWSSYYNAYGSSYKDISKFTATATLQNSSLAGSHTAALFSAFSSLSVPDTTTTSSAGSSVLTSYSGFSLYKDYVFSGGVFQAVSPQFYLANSLTLSETSVSDSLLKIELNHSFGHRSYPKKLTNAIVADPKVEIPNPPYTPVAKELTLDYLASTGAVSLTSTSAEDFTSRDLQLFHSTPFGQAEEHAFLKQNLAFLDNTSKNSAFLLPQLALGGTFLIGLQNIGTLESVAVLFQVAEGSANPERAVATVAWSVLSQNQWRRLTEEEVLSDATNHLLTSGIIQFYLPPETRTDNTLLEAGLVWLKAELLTTVGSPAPIDSASNLVALHPQASLAVFHDHGNDPSHYDAALPADTISKTRQSLAGLKAVHQPYASFGGRPAEPDAAFYTRVSERLRHKQRTVTIWDYEHLILQSFPGVYKVKCLNHSRLDASFKLHELAPGYVTVVVVPDLRNAHAINPLEPKVDLNTLAAIQDFLQRHAGKLVGIQVVNPAYERVKLHFKVQFLRGYAFATYRKKLQQDLLAYLSPWAFDTSAEIPFGGTLTKSAVINYIERLRYVDFVTDLTMQHFTTNPTVRDDNEVITASDARAVLVSCSQHDIQLFTEPCTS; from the coding sequence ATGTCAACCAACTGCCCCGATACGAATCCGTTGCAACGGGAAGGCCTAAGCCAGCCACAGCGCCGCCTTGCGGCCTTGCAGCCGGCCTATGTCAGCCTCGACGAACGCTCGCCGGAGGACCTGTTGCAGTTTGCGAAGGCATATGCGGAGAAAGCTAGGGTGCGGTTTTTTGACCTAACCGGTACGCCCGACAACGGCGAAGCATGGCGGGTGCTGATGAACTACGAAAACTACGTGCAGCCCGCCGAGCTGGACAGCCGTAGCGACATCGAGCCGCATTTCGCACTGTTCCTCACCTTCTTACAGCTGTTTGGCTACGCTCAGCAGCACCTCAACTCGCTCACCAAGCGCCACCTCGATTTCTACTACAAAGAGGTACTGCAACTCACTAATCAGGCGTCCGTGCCCGACCGCGTGCACGTGGTGTTCGAGCTAGCCAAGAATGTCGCGGAACAGATCGTGCCGGCCCAAACCGAACTCGACGCTGGCCGCGACCTAAAGAAGCAGCCGCTACTCTATGAAACCACCGAAAACCGGACGGTAAACCAGGCCAAGATTGCCCACCTGCGCACCCTCTACGTGCACAGCGACCAAACCATCTACTACGCGCCCGCCGCCAACACACAAGATGGTATTGCCAAGCCCCTCGACAAAGACGACCCTACCTGGAATGCTTTCGGGCCGAAACATAAGCCGCTCGTCAGCTGCGAACCGCCCACGCCCGAGACCATCAATCTGCCGGAAGCGCAGCTAGGTTTTGCCTTGGCTTCGTCGATTTTGTTGCTGGCGGAAGGCGAGCGGAAGATTACGATAAAGCTAGCTTTAGCCCAAACAGCTAGTGTGCCAGCAGGCATTAAGTTGCGAGTGCAGCTCAGCGGAGCCAAAGCTTGGATTGAAGCGGGTGAAGCAGAACTAACTAAATCGGGCAACGACCTCACGTTCAGCGTCACGCTGCCCATCACCGAAAAGCAGGCCGTGGTAGCGTACAACGCGGCCGTGCTCGATGGCGGCTACATCACCACGGCGCCGGTGCTACGCTGCTACCTCGGTCGTTCCGCTGATTATTCCGTGCTGCGAAACTTAACGCTGCAATCGGCGAAGATCGACGTGAGCGTGACGGGGCTGAAAAAGACCCTGCTGCTCGAAAACGACCTAGGTAGTCTCAACCCCGAAAAACCGTTCATGCCCTTTGGGCCGACGCCGGTAGTCGGCTCGACGCTGTACGTGGGTAGCCCGGAGGCTTCAGCTAAGCCCTTGACTTCCGTGACCGTACACCTGCCGGAGTGGGTTGGCAAACCTGGCTCCTGGAGTTCGTACTACAATGCGTACGGCAGCAGCTACAAAGACATATCTAAGTTCACAGCCACCGCTACGCTGCAAAACAGCAGTCTGGCCGGTAGCCACACGGCGGCGCTGTTCAGCGCGTTTTCCAGCCTGAGCGTGCCGGATACCACGACCACAAGCAGCGCGGGTTCGTCGGTGCTGACGAGCTATTCGGGGTTCAGCCTCTACAAAGACTACGTGTTTTCGGGCGGCGTTTTTCAGGCCGTGTCGCCGCAGTTTTATCTCGCCAATAGTCTTACGCTGAGCGAAACTTCCGTTAGTGATAGTCTGCTGAAAATCGAGCTCAATCACAGCTTTGGGCATAGGTCGTACCCAAAGAAGCTCACGAATGCCATTGTCGCTGATCCGAAGGTCGAGATTCCCAATCCGCCTTACACGCCGGTGGCGAAGGAGCTGACGCTCGATTACCTAGCTTCTACCGGTGCCGTGTCGCTCACCTCCACGAGTGCCGAAGACTTTACCAGTCGTGACCTTCAGCTATTTCATAGCACGCCATTCGGGCAAGCGGAGGAACACGCTTTTCTGAAGCAGAACCTAGCTTTTCTGGATAATACGTCGAAGAACAGCGCCTTCCTGCTTCCGCAGCTAGCTTTAGGTGGTACGTTCCTAATAGGTTTACAGAATATTGGCACTTTGGAAAGCGTCGCCGTGCTATTCCAGGTTGCCGAAGGCAGCGCCAACCCCGAGCGCGCCGTAGCAACGGTAGCTTGGAGCGTGCTGAGCCAGAATCAGTGGCGCCGCCTCACGGAAGAGGAAGTACTGAGCGACGCTACGAACCACCTGCTGACCTCGGGCATCATTCAGTTTTATCTTCCTCCCGAAACCCGCACCGACAACACGCTGCTCGAAGCCGGCCTAGTCTGGCTCAAAGCCGAGTTGCTGACCACCGTCGGCAGCCCCGCGCCCATCGATAGCGCGAGCAACTTGGTGGCTTTGCACCCGCAAGCTAGCCTCGCCGTCTTCCACGACCACGGCAACGACCCGAGCCACTATGATGCGGCGCTGCCCGCCGACACCATCAGCAAAACGCGGCAGAGCCTAGCTGGGCTGAAGGCGGTGCACCAGCCGTATGCCTCGTTCGGTGGGCGACCTGCCGAGCCTGATGCGGCCTTTTACACCCGCGTGAGCGAGCGGCTGCGGCACAAGCAGCGCACCGTCACGATTTGGGACTACGAGCATTTGATTTTGCAGTCATTTCCTGGGGTGTACAAGGTGAAATGCCTGAACCACAGTCGGCTGGACGCTAGCTTCAAGCTGCATGAGCTAGCTCCGGGCTACGTGACGGTGGTGGTCGTGCCGGATTTGCGCAACGCGCATGCTATCAACCCGCTGGAGCCGAAAGTGGACCTGAATACACTGGCGGCTATCCAGGATTTCTTGCAGCGCCACGCGGGTAAGCTCGTTGGCATTCAGGTAGTGAACCCAGCTTACGAGCGGGTGAAGCTGCATTTCAAGGTGCAGTTTCTACGCGGCTACGCTTTCGCGACTTACCGCAAGAAGCTCCAACAAGACCTGCTAGCCTATCTCTCGCCCTGGGCCTTCGACACCAGCGCCGAGATTCCCTTTGGCGGCACGCTGACCAAGAGCGCGGTTATCAACTACATCGAGCGGCTGCGCTACGTCGATTTCGTCACTGACCTGACCATGCAGCACTTCACCACCAACCCCACGGTGCGCGATGATAATGAGGTAATTACTGCCTCCGACGCTCGGGCTGTGCTCGTGTCCTGTAGCCAACACGATATTCAACTCTTCACCGAGCCCTGCACCTCATGA
- a CDS encoding LysM peptidoglycan-binding domain-containing protein, with translation MLGELKKMTLTGYQNDRFDQPTGDVYTAVVNPETYTLNYEIQSNQEQASGTSANQPAFNRIAPRKLEFEFLFDSTGALQQTGLALPLSVGTNQGVWDQVEQFKKTVFYYNGSTHQPPFVILEWGKLRFKCKLEKVSVTYKLFKPDGTPIRAVAKASFIETTNDDLRVAQENARSPDLTHVRTVQAGDNLPLLCHRIYGDATLYGEVARVNHLINFRTLTVGQQLFFPPIEKA, from the coding sequence ATGCTCGGCGAACTGAAGAAAATGACCCTGACGGGCTACCAGAACGACCGGTTCGACCAGCCGACAGGAGACGTGTACACGGCCGTGGTCAACCCGGAAACCTACACGCTCAACTACGAGATTCAGAGCAACCAGGAGCAGGCCAGCGGCACGAGCGCCAACCAGCCGGCCTTCAACCGCATTGCGCCGCGCAAGTTAGAGTTCGAGTTCCTGTTCGATTCGACCGGCGCCTTGCAGCAAACGGGGCTAGCCCTGCCGCTCAGCGTGGGCACGAACCAGGGCGTGTGGGACCAGGTCGAGCAGTTCAAGAAGACGGTGTTCTACTACAACGGCAGCACGCACCAGCCGCCGTTCGTGATTCTGGAGTGGGGCAAGCTGCGCTTCAAGTGCAAGCTGGAAAAGGTGAGCGTCACCTACAAACTGTTCAAGCCCGACGGCACGCCCATCCGGGCTGTGGCCAAAGCTAGCTTCATCGAGACAACCAACGACGATCTGCGCGTAGCCCAGGAAAACGCCCGCTCCCCCGACCTGACCCACGTGCGCACCGTGCAAGCCGGCGACAACCTGCCGCTGCTGTGCCACCGCATTTACGGCGACGCCACGCTGTATGGCGAGGTAGCTAGGGTCAATCACCTCATCAACTTTCGCACGCTTACGGTGGGGCAACAGCTCTTTTTTCCACCCATTGAAAAGGCTTGA
- a CDS encoding phage tail protein, with translation MTGLIYPPTGFHFLVGFELFPQTLQDARFQEVSGLNVEMQMESVREGGENRFEHQLPVRSKYADLVLKRGLLIGSGVYQWAKNAFEDFTFQPVNLIVSLLNEQHAPLLSWHVVHALPKKWDVSSFNAEQNTIAIETLTLTYRYYNTIRI, from the coding sequence ATGACTGGCCTGATCTACCCCCCAACTGGCTTTCACTTCTTGGTTGGTTTCGAGCTGTTTCCGCAGACGTTGCAAGACGCACGCTTTCAGGAGGTAAGCGGCCTGAATGTAGAAATGCAAATGGAAAGCGTGCGAGAAGGCGGCGAAAACCGCTTCGAGCACCAGCTGCCAGTGCGCTCCAAGTACGCCGATCTGGTCCTAAAACGCGGCCTGCTAATCGGCTCGGGCGTGTACCAGTGGGCCAAAAACGCCTTCGAGGATTTCACCTTCCAGCCCGTGAACCTGATTGTATCGCTGCTAAATGAGCAGCACGCGCCCTTGCTCTCGTGGCACGTGGTGCATGCCTTGCCAAAGAAGTGGGACGTTTCATCCTTCAACGCCGAGCAAAACACCATTGCCATCGAAACACTGACACTTACCTACCGCTACTACAACACCATCAGAATCTAA
- a CDS encoding GPW/gp25 family protein, whose product MANLEANFLGRGWSFPPTFNPNLHPKGVEMTTGLEDIERSLQILLTTRLNERILVHDFGCDLQDAVFQPLDTTLETRLKDLVSTAILYYEARIDLLNVTATEPPQQPGLLLIEVEFKVRATNARHNFVYPFYKQEGTELALSNAGPTATPVVR is encoded by the coding sequence ATGGCAAATCTCGAAGCAAATTTCCTAGGTCGCGGCTGGAGCTTTCCGCCCACCTTCAACCCCAATCTGCACCCGAAAGGCGTGGAGATGACCACGGGACTGGAAGATATTGAGCGCAGCTTGCAAATCCTGCTGACCACGCGGCTGAATGAGCGCATCCTAGTCCACGACTTCGGCTGCGACCTACAAGATGCCGTGTTTCAACCGCTAGATACGACCCTGGAAACGCGCCTGAAAGACCTCGTGAGCACGGCCATTTTGTACTACGAGGCGCGCATTGATCTGCTGAATGTGACGGCCACGGAACCTCCTCAACAACCTGGCTTGCTGCTGATTGAAGTCGAGTTTAAAGTGCGCGCTACAAACGCACGCCACAACTTCGTCTACCCATTTTACAAGCAAGAAGGCACCGAACTCGCCCTCTCCAACGCTGGCCCCACGGCGACCCCTGTAGTCCGCTAA
- a CDS encoding DUF5908 family protein: protein MPIVIKELVITAVVDGNADQHATSAATASPEAQQQIIQVCVEQVLAILEEKKER from the coding sequence ATGCCTATTGTAATCAAAGAGTTAGTTATCACGGCCGTCGTTGATGGTAACGCGGATCAGCACGCCACATCAGCCGCCACAGCTTCTCCCGAAGCGCAGCAACAGATCATTCAAGTCTGCGTGGAGCAGGTGCTAGCGATTCTGGAAGAGAAGAAGGAGCGGTAG